The DNA window CTTGCCGATGTACTGGCCACCCGCGGAGCTCAGCCCGCGGATGTTGAACTCAGGGAAGGTCATGTCGAAGTCAGACCAGATCTTGTCCCACTGGGTGGTCTCCTCGATCACGAACTCGTCGGGGACCTCGGGAGAGCCGCACTGGCCGGGGCGCGTGCCCTTCATGATCGCGACCTTGTAGGGGATGGTGTCCACGGCTGGACGAAGCGTTGAGCCGATACCGAGCCAGCCGCCGGTCCACTTGAAGAACGGGGGGCTCTTCAGGGTGACCGTGATGGCGTACTCGCCGACCGGAAGGCCGACCTTCAAGGTGGCCTTGTTGATGGCGTCGTCGCTCGCCTGGCTCTCGTCGGAGGCGGCCAGGCCGCCTTTGTGCTCCCAGGTCGGGGTCCAGGTCGCGCCCGTCTTCTGCCACACGATCACCTGGACGTTCTGGCCGTTCAGGAGCCGCACGCGCAGCGGGAAGTCCGGCTCGGTCACCTTCAGCGTGAACCAGCGCGTCTGCACGCCGGCGCCCTCGCCGCTGCAGTAGGTGCGCATGCTGCCGAAGCGGTAGTTCACGACCAGCGACTCCTCGTCGTTGATGAACGCGCCGTCGGAGAGGTTGTCCGCGAGGGCCGTGTACCCCTTGGCCTGATCCCCGGTGTAGATGGTGCAGCTCGTGTTGACCTCCATGCCGCGCTCATCGACCGTGGTCGCCGAGTGCTCGAGGCCACCGCCCTGCGGGTCCGTGCCACCGTCGCCAGCGCATGCTGCGAGGATGCTGGCGATGAAGAGCGTTGCGATCCGTCTCATATGGTCTCCCTCCCGATCGGAGCGGTTGTTCCGTAGGGCCCGTCGCCCACTGTCGTTCGCAACCGTACAGAGCAAGCCACGTGCCACGGCGCTGGGGAGGTGCGGCAACGCGAGTCGCCAGGAGGGGACGGGCGTGAACGCGGCGATCGTTGGGGATCCGGGCGGGGTGGCTCGGGCGCCGGGGATAGTTGTCCCCTGAATTGCGATCTCGCCACCGTGACCAGTGTGGTCGCCAGTGGGGTCGGGTGGTCGTCGACGAGAGAACGTTGCGTGAGGGCGCGTGACTGAGGAGAGCGAGGTGGAGAGCGGGGGTGCCCGACGGGAAGAGCGCGCAGATGCCGCGTGGAGAGCGGTCGTGGACGGAGCGGGCCTACTCTACGGCTGGCTGCAGTGCGCGGGGGTGCTCCAGCCGATGAGGCTCGGCGGCGTCACGCCCTTCTTGCAGGTCTCGAGCGGCAGGAGGTAGTCGCTCGGCGCGCAGCTCAGCTTGAGGTCCATGGACCGCGAGCCGAAGGCCGCCTGGAGCAGGTAGTACATCGTCGCAGCGCCGCGCTCGTTGATCACGCGCTTGCGGTGGTCGTGCTCGACGACGCCGTTGATCGTGATGGTGGCGAGCTTGAGGTCCTCGGCGGTCTGCGCTCCCCACATGCCCGAGACGAGGGCCCACGAGAAGCCGAGGTTCGAAGGACCTACGCCTGCGTGGTCGATGGGAGAGGCTCCGATCGTGTAGAGCAGCATGCCGAAGAAGCGGTACCAGGTGCCGGGGTGGTCGCCGACGAAGCCCGGACCGCGTTCGCGTAGGTCGCCGCGGATGTCCACGAGCTTGGCGAAGAAGGCGGTGAGCTTCTCGTAGTCCGAGACGAAGCCGCTGGACTCGATCCACTCGGCCATGAAGCGGGCCTCGTTGCGCAGGAGTTCATGCCCGGCCATCGTCGCGGCGAAGACGTCGCCGTCGGCGAGGTCGAGGGCGGCGGCGAAGAACTGATGCGGAGCGACCGAGTTGTCGGGCTGCCGCATGATCCATTCGCGCAGCTCGGTCTCGAAGCCGCTCTCGCAGCGGGCGCCGGCGGCGAGGTACGAGACGAGGTCCGGGCAGGCAGCCTTGTGCTTGTTCCAGACGATGGGGGCCCGACGCGTGCGGCGGTCCTTGATCGCCTTGGCCATACAGAAGCCGAGCGCCTTGGCCTGGATGTCGAGCTGCTCCTTCCGCGGATAGGCGTAGCGGAAGTAGAGCTCCTCGTCCCAGCAGCCGACGGTGCACTCGCTCTTCTGGCGGACGCCGTCGCCACGTTCTTCGTCGAGAGGGTCCGAGATGCCGCCGCAGGCGGGGAGCGCGAGCGCGACGAGCGCGAGCAGCGCGGAGAGCGGGCTGCGGGTCGCGACGCGGGTCATGGTGCTCTCCTGTGCGTGGCGGAAACCAGTCGGGCGCGAAGCGGGGCGGTCGCGGTCTTCGCGCGCTCGACGAGGCGCGTTGCGGCCTCGCGGATCTGCATCGGACCTGGGCGACCGGCGAGGCTGTGGATCGCGATGCCGTTCAGGATCAGCGCGCCGACGGCCATGGGCTTGTACTCGTCGGGCGTGCCGGGGTGCGCGAGCGCGAGCAGGTTCATGCCCGCGACGAGCCCCTGCGCCCCCGCGAGGGCCAGGTTCGTGTTCTTGCGGACGCGCTGGAGCGTCGGATGCGGCCCGCGGATCCAGGCGCCGACCTTGCCGGGAAGCTTGCCGCCGAGGCGCTGCAGGCCCGGGCCGGCGAAATCCGGGGCCGTGAGCTTGGTGGCGGCGGCGCCGATGACGGCCGCGCCGACGCCGAGCATCTTGGCCTCGGGGGGAACGTCGGGGTGCAGCAGCGCGACGAGCCCGCCGGTGAAGAGGGCGGCGGGTCCGCTCGCGATGAGCAGGCGCCCGGCGTTCTTGATGCCTCTCAGGACGGGGTGCGGGCCGGCGAACCACGCGCCGACCTTGCCGGGGAGGTTCGAGGCGGCGCGGCGGATCGGGGAGAAGGCGCGGCCGACGCCGGAGAGCGCCTTGCCCACCACGTCGCGCGGAAGCAGGTGCAGACCGACTAGCGTCCCCATCGTCGCGGCGAGACCCGCCTGGACGGCGTCGCCGGTCGGGACCGTCGGATAGGTGGCGTAGGTGAAGGCGCGGAGGCTCTCGGCGAGGAAGAGGACTCCGGCGCCCGTGCGGGCGAGGTTGGGGGCGTTGTGGCGGGCCCAGGTGGCGAGGCGTCGGCCGGCAGAGGGCTTGGTGGCTTGCGGCGCGGGCTCCGGATCCTCGGCCCGGGCGACGGAGCTCGCGAGGAGCAGGCCGATGGCGAGCGGGGCAAGAAGGCGACGCGGAAGCGCGGCGGACACCATGAGGGCCATCCAGTGCAATGCCCGGGCCGAGCGGCGGCGCCTCCAAGTGTTGGGAATTCGGGGGAGTGGAAGCGCGACCCGCCGGCTACTCGGGCGTGGCGCTGGGGTCAGAAGGACGCAAAGAGCGGGTCGAGGGGCAGGTCGAGCTGGAAGAGGGTGGAGGTCACGCGATCTCCGGGGCCGAAGCGGCCGTGGAGGACGTAGCCCTCGGGGCCGAGGACCAGGACCTCGATGGCCGAGTCGTCGGGATCCACGATCCAGTACTCGGCCACGCCGCGGTCGGCGTAGAGCTTGAGCTTTCGTCCGCGGTCGGTGCTGGCCGTGCCCGGAGAGAGGATCTCGATGATCAGGTCGGGGGAGCCGGCGATGCCGCGCTGGGTGACGATGGGGCGGCGGGCGGTCCGGACCACGACGAGGTCAGGCTCCACCACGCTCGTGGCGGAGAAGATCACGTCCACCGGAGCGGCGAAGACGAGGCCGAGGCCGCGGTGCTCGACCTGCTGCATGAGCGCGAACTGGATGCGCTTGGACAGGGTCTGGTGCGTGATGGTCGGCGCTGGGGTCACGAGGAGCGCTCCGTCGATGATTTCGTAGCGGTTGCGGTCGTCCGGAAAGGTGCGCAGGTCGTCGTAGGTCCAGGTGACGCGGGCGCGCGGAAGGTCTTCGGGGAGCATGTTTGTCATTCTAGCGCGGGGCCCATCGGTTGCCCATGGGGCGGCCCGGCGGCGGATCGGGACCTCGGCGGGAGGATCCTTATGACAGACGGAAGGATTGGCCGGGGTGGGCGGTAGTACTCGCCTGGAGAACGCGCATGCCTATGCCGATCATCGTCACCTTCGCACTCACGGTCTGCGTCGTCGGAGGTCTCGCGCGAGGCTGTTCGGGGCTGGGCCGCGTCGGATCGAGCACGGGTCGGGCTGCTTCGAGCGCGAGCCAGCTCACGGGCTCGGCTCTGCGCGGGTCGGGCGGAGCCACGCGCGTCGTGAGGGTCGCTCCGCCGGCGGCTCCGCTCCGTGGCGCGAAGGTCCTACCGCTCGCGGTGACCGCCGAGGATTCGGTGGCAGCGGGAGGTCGCGCTGCCAGCGGCGGCCGCGCTGCCGGGAAGGTGGGCTCGCGCCGGGCGGGGGCGCGATCGCGGGGCGTGGATCCGGGGCTCGATTCTGCGGCCGACGTGGCAGGTGGGCTCGGGGATGATGACGACGACCGGG is part of the Deltaproteobacteria bacterium genome and encodes:
- a CDS encoding Uma2 family endonuclease produces the protein MLPEDLPRARVTWTYDDLRTFPDDRNRYEIIDGALLVTPAPTITHQTLSKRIQFALMQQVEHRGLGLVFAAPVDVIFSATSVVEPDLVVVRTARRPIVTQRGIAGSPDLIIEILSPGTASTDRGRKLKLYADRGVAEYWIVDPDDSAIEVLVLGPEGYVLHGRFGPGDRVTSTLFQLDLPLDPLFASF